A DNA window from Pseudorasbora parva isolate DD20220531a chromosome 19, ASM2467924v1, whole genome shotgun sequence contains the following coding sequences:
- the med10 gene encoding mediator of RNA polymerase II transcription subunit 10, with product MAEKFDNLEEHLEKFVENIRQLGIIVSDFQPSSQTGLNQKLNFMITGLQDIEKCRQQLHDINVPLEVFEYIDQGRNPQLYTKECLERALAKNEQVKGKIDTLTKFKSLLISELGKVFPEEMAKYKAIHGDDPPS from the exons ATGGCCGAAAAGTTTGATAATCTCGAGGAGCACCTCGAGAAATTCGTCGAAAACATACGACAGCTTGGAATTATTGTCAGCGATTTTCAGCCCAGCAGTCAAACAGGACTCAACCAGAAACT GAATTTTATGATCACAGGACTGCAGGACATTGAGAAATGCCGACAGCAGCTTCATGATATCAACGTACCGTTggaagtgtttga GTATATTGATCAGGGTCGTAACCCTCAACTCTACACCAAGGAGTGCTTAGAGAGAGCTTTGGCTAAAAATGAGCAGGTCAAAGGAAAGATTGACACCTTGACT aaatttAAAAGCCTCCTGATTTCTGAGCTGGGGAAGGTTTTTCCTGAAGAGATGGCTAAATATAAGGCCATTCATGGAGATGACCCTCCTTCATGA
- the ube2ql1 gene encoding ubiquitin-conjugating enzyme E2Q-like protein 1, which yields MATLLRKIGLIRLHDRDTEDPKHHHQGSLKGTKGNQKNNNTKHCNTSNETNNILSTPEIKARRFDVSGKDKPVVKQDKPSKDTKEKQQTAGSKPTSGSVMPPPAANRQHCTQVRTRRLMKELQEIRRLGDNFITVELADDNLFDWNVKLHQVDKDSALWQDMKETNTEYILLNVTFPDNFPFSPPFMRVLTPRLENGYVLDGGAICMELLTPRGWSSAYTVEAVMRQFAASLVKGQGRICRKAGKSKKAFSRKEAEATFKSLVKTHEKYGWVSPPVSDG from the exons ATGGCTACTCTTTTGCGAAAAATCGGGCTCATTCGACTGCACGACCGAGACACGGAGGACCCGAAGCATCACCACCAGGGCTCATTGAAAGGGACTAAAGGCAaccagaaaaacaacaacacgaAACACTGCAACACCAGCAACGAGACCAACAACATCCTCAGCACGCCAGAAATCAAAGCCAGGCGCTTCGACGTGTCCGGCAAGGACAAGCCAGTCGTTAAACAGGACAAACCAAGCAAGGACACGAAAGAGAAGCAGCAAACGGCAGGCAGCAAGCCGACGAGCGGCTCCGTGATGCCCCCGCCGGCGGCGAACCGACAGCACTGCACCCAGGTGCGGACGCGGAGGCTGATGAAGGAGCTGCAGGAAATCCGGCGGCTCGGCGACAACTTCATAACGGTGGAGCTGGCGGACGATAACCTGTTTGACTGGAATGTCAAGCTGCACCAAGTGGACAAGGACTCCGCGCTGTGGCAGGACATGAAGGAGACCAACACCGAGTACATACTGCTGAATGTCACCTTCCCCGACAATTTCCCCTTCTCTCCGCCGTTCATGCGCGTCCTAACGCCGCGGCTGGAGAACGGATACGTGCTGGACGGCGGCGCGATCTGCATGGAGTTATTAACGCCCCGCGGCTGGTCGAGCGCGTACACCGTCGAGGCCGTGATGAGGCAGTTCGCTGCCAGTCTGGTGAAAGGACAG GGTCGTATCTGCAGGAAAGCAGGCAAGTCTAAGAAGGCCTTTAGTCGCAAGGAAGCTGAGGCGACCTTCAAGAGCCTCGTCAAGACCCACGAGAAGTATGGCTGGGTGTCCCCTCCCGTGTCCGACGGCTGA